In Panthera uncia isolate 11264 chromosome B4, Puncia_PCG_1.0, whole genome shotgun sequence, one genomic interval encodes:
- the LOC125920426 gene encoding olfactory receptor 6C2-like, which produces MMRNHTVTTFILLGLTDDPQLKIMIFIFLFLTYMLSITGNLIIISLTFIDSHLKNAMYFFLQNFSFLEISFTSACIPRYLYNLSTGDKTITYDNCVTQMFFTDLFGVTEFFLLATMSYDWYVAICKPLHYVTIMNNRVCRRLIVWCWTTGFLVIIPPLSLGLNLEFCDSNVIDHFFCDVSPLLKISCSETWLIEQMVIVCAVLTFIMTLICVVLSYIYIIKAILQFSSAHQRKKAFSTCSSHMIVVSITYGSCIFIYVKPSAKELVASNKGVVVLITSIAPMLNPFIYTLRNKQVKQALKDSIKRIALFSKK; this is translated from the coding sequence ATGATGAGAAACCACACAGTAACAACTTTTATCCTACTGGGACTAACTGATGATCCACAACTGAAGATtatgattttcatctttctatttCTCACCTACATGTTGAGTATAACTGGGAACCTGATaatcatctcccttactttcATAGATTCTCACCTTAAAAATGCTATGTACTTTTTCCTACAAAATTTCTCCTTCTTAGAAATCTCATTTACCTCTGCTTGTATTCCCAGATATTTGTACAACTTATCAACAGGAGACAAGACAATCACATATGACAACTGTGTCACTCAAATGTTTTTTACTGATCTTTTTGGTGTAACAGAATTTTTTCTCCTTGCCACCATGTCCTATGATTGGtatgtggccatctgcaaaccccTGCATTATGTGACCATCATGAACAACAGGGTCTGTAGAAGACTCATCGTTTGGTGCTGGACAACTGGCTTCTTGGTCATAATCCCACCGCTCAGCCTGGGCCTAAATCTGGAATTCTGTGACTCTAATGTTATTGACCATTTTTTCTGTGATGTATCCCCCCTCCTAAAGATATCATGCTCAGAAACATGGCTCATAGAGCAGATGGTCATAGTCTGTGCTGTGTTGACCTTTATTATGACCCTTATATGTGTAGTTCTATCTTACATATACATCATCAAGGCCATTCTACAATTCTCTTCTGCCCaccaaagaaaaaaggcattttctACATGTTCTTCCCACATGATTGTGGTCTCCATCACCTATGGAAGTTGCATTTTCATCTATGTTAAGCCTTCAGCAAAGGAATTAGTGGCTAGTAACAAGGGTGTGGTAGTCCTCATTACATCCATTGCTCCTATGCTGAACCCCTTCATTTACACCTTGAGAAACAAGCAAGTAAAACAAGCTCTCAAAGACTCAATCAAGAGAATTGCATTATTCTCAAAGAAGTAA